Proteins encoded by one window of Clostridium perfringens:
- a CDS encoding thioredoxin family protein, whose product MKNKRKLIILGLILFALIGIYIGKNYIEGIKQINFQSINVVENLEEAKEGIPTIIMFKTDTCPYCVEMQKELSYVSKEREGKFNIYYARLEEEKNIDLAYKYDANVVPTTVFLDKEGNKFYVHQGLMRKNNIETILNSLGVK is encoded by the coding sequence GTGAAAAATAAGAGAAAATTAATAATATTAGGCTTAATTCTTTTCGCCCTAATAGGTATATATATTGGAAAAAACTATATTGAGGGAATAAAGCAAATAAATTTTCAGTCAATTAATGTGGTTGAAAATTTAGAAGAAGCAAAAGAGGGCATACCAACAATAATAATGTTTAAAACAGATACTTGTCCTTATTGTGTCGAAATGCAAAAAGAGTTAAGTTATGTTTCAAAAGAAAGAGAAGGAAAATTTAATATTTACTATGCTAGATTAGAAGAGGAGAAAAATATAGATTTAGCATATAAATATGATGCTAATGTTGTTCCAACTACTGTGTTTTTAGATAAAGAAGGTAATAAATTCTATGTTCATCAAGGGCTTATGAGAAAGAATAATATAGAAACCATTTTAAATTCTTTGGGGGTTAAATAG
- a CDS encoding cytochrome c biogenesis CcdA family protein: MEFLAYFNSVISNNIFLAIILSFFAGVVASFSPCTLSSIPLLIGYVQGSEVKDNKKAFKCSLIFSIGLGITFTVIGLLTALIGKAFLGAGKFWYIILAFIMIGSGLQVLDVINLFGDKKEACKITKRREGILDVFFLGILSGILASPCATPIMAAIIAFIAASGNLVIGMIMLLMYSLGHSVLIILAGTSFGLVEKIAYSENGKKIGRVLKNILGTIIILVGLYLFYLGV, encoded by the coding sequence ATGGAATTTTTAGCTTATTTTAATAGTGTCATATCTAATAATATATTTTTAGCCATAATACTATCATTCTTTGCAGGAGTAGTAGCCTCTTTTAGTCCATGTACCCTTTCATCTATTCCATTATTAATAGGATATGTTCAAGGTAGTGAGGTTAAGGATAATAAGAAAGCTTTTAAGTGTTCACTGATATTTTCAATTGGACTTGGAATAACATTTACTGTAATAGGCTTACTTACAGCCTTAATAGGAAAAGCCTTTTTAGGTGCAGGGAAGTTTTGGTATATAATATTGGCTTTTATTATGATAGGATCAGGGCTACAAGTTCTTGATGTAATAAATTTATTTGGAGATAAAAAAGAGGCTTGTAAAATCACTAAAAGAAGAGAGGGAATTTTAGATGTCTTCTTTTTAGGAATATTAAGTGGAATATTAGCATCTCCTTGTGCAACACCTATAATGGCAGCAATAATAGCCTTTATAGCTGCTAGTGGCAACTTAGTTATAGGAATGATAATGCTTTTAATGTATTCATTAGGTCATAGTGTTTTAATAATTTTAGCTGGAACATCCTTTGGATTAGTTGAGAAAATAGCCTACTCTGAAAACGGTAAAAAGATAGGAAGAGTATTAAAAAATATATTAGGAACAATTATAATATTAGTTGGATTATACTTATTTTATCTTGGAGTATAA
- a CDS encoding MATE family efflux transporter, which yields MKDQKLLGEESELKLLIKYSVPAIIGMLVNALYNIVDRIFIGHIPGVGPMAITGVGITMPIMSILLGFGMLIGIGATANISIKFGQNKRKDAEKILGNSVVLITIISLVLTIIGIVFANSILHLFGASEATIFYAKEYINVILLGTIFNLMSFSLYSTIRADGNPKMSAAVMVLGCIINVILDAVFIFVFNLGIKGAALATVISQIVTTLIMLYYYTLGGSNLKLKFETLKLDWRLVKIVLAIGVAPFSMQMAASVVQVIANNALRMYGGDLAIGAMAAISSIAMIFLMPIFGINQGSQPIIGYNYGAKKYERAQKTVKLAMIAATTILVLGGILIQAFPALVISMFNSDPKLLEIGVPGLRIYLFMMPIIGISIIGSNYFQSIGKAKLATFLSLLRQVILLIPLTLVLPKIAGLGLTGVWLAGTVSDFLSTIITGLFIIKEFKKEDSIEDEKAI from the coding sequence ATGAAGGATCAAAAATTATTAGGGGAAGAATCAGAATTAAAGCTTTTGATCAAGTATTCGGTGCCAGCTATTATAGGTATGCTTGTAAATGCACTTTATAATATTGTTGATAGAATATTTATTGGACATATTCCAGGCGTTGGGCCAATGGCCATTACTGGAGTTGGTATAACTATGCCAATTATGTCTATATTACTTGGTTTTGGAATGCTTATAGGGATTGGTGCTACTGCAAACATCTCTATAAAATTTGGGCAAAATAAAAGAAAAGATGCAGAGAAAATATTAGGAAACTCTGTGGTCTTAATAACTATAATATCTTTAGTTTTAACTATTATTGGAATTGTATTTGCAAACAGTATTCTACACTTATTTGGAGCAAGTGAGGCTACAATTTTTTATGCGAAGGAATATATAAATGTAATACTTTTAGGAACTATATTTAATTTAATGTCATTCTCTTTATATAGTACAATTAGAGCAGATGGAAATCCAAAGATGTCAGCTGCAGTAATGGTACTTGGATGTATTATAAATGTAATATTAGATGCAGTATTTATATTTGTATTTAACTTAGGGATAAAAGGTGCAGCTTTAGCTACAGTAATTTCTCAAATAGTTACTACATTAATAATGCTTTATTATTATACATTAGGAGGATCAAACTTAAAATTAAAATTTGAAACTCTTAAATTAGATTGGAGATTAGTTAAGATAGTTTTAGCTATAGGTGTAGCTCCGTTTTCAATGCAGATGGCTGCAAGTGTAGTTCAGGTAATAGCTAACAATGCACTAAGAATGTATGGAGGAGACTTAGCTATAGGAGCTATGGCGGCAATTTCTTCAATAGCAATGATATTTTTAATGCCTATATTTGGTATAAACCAAGGTTCGCAGCCTATAATTGGATATAACTATGGAGCTAAGAAGTATGAAAGAGCTCAAAAAACAGTTAAGTTAGCTATGATAGCAGCGACAACAATACTTGTTTTAGGAGGAATATTAATTCAAGCATTCCCAGCCTTAGTAATAAGTATGTTTAATTCAGACCCTAAACTTTTAGAAATAGGAGTTCCAGGATTAAGAATATATTTATTTATGATGCCTATAATAGGTATATCAATAATAGGATCTAACTATTTCCAATCAATAGGTAAAGCTAAGTTAGCAACTTTTTTAAGTTTATTAAGACAGGTTATACTTTTAATTCCTTTAACATTAGTCTTACCTAAGATTGCAGGATTAGGTTTAACAGGAGTTTGGTTAGCGGGTACAGTTTCAGACTTCTTATCTACAATAATAACTGGATTATTCATAATTAAAGAGTTTAAAAAAGAAGATAGTATAGAAGATGAAAAAGCGATTTAA
- a CDS encoding nucleoside recognition domain-containing protein gives MINYIWFAIIALGLIFSIMTGQGELITTGLTESSEGAVKFIISLVGIMCFWCGVMKIAENSGLTYKVAKLLNPILKKIFKESSHSDEAMGAIVMNLTANMFGLSNAATPLGIKAMSELNKINKEKDGRASNDMALFLVINAACIQLIPSTVISIRAAAGSSEPASIIIPAIICTFTACCVGIICCKILQRYF, from the coding sequence ATGATTAATTATATATGGTTTGCAATTATAGCCTTAGGATTGATTTTTAGCATAATGACAGGCCAGGGAGAGTTGATTACAACTGGCTTAACAGAATCTTCTGAAGGTGCTGTGAAATTTATAATTTCCTTAGTAGGAATTATGTGTTTTTGGTGTGGAGTAATGAAGATAGCAGAAAATAGTGGGTTAACATATAAGGTTGCAAAATTATTAAATCCTATATTAAAAAAGATCTTTAAGGAGAGTTCTCATAGTGACGAGGCTATGGGAGCCATAGTTATGAACTTAACTGCTAATATGTTTGGACTATCTAATGCAGCTACTCCCCTTGGAATTAAGGCTATGAGCGAATTAAACAAGATAAATAAAGAAAAGGATGGAAGGGCATCAAATGATATGGCATTATTTTTAGTTATAAATGCAGCTTGTATTCAGTTAATTCCATCTACAGTTATATCAATTAGGGCAGCTGCTGGCTCAAGTGAACCTGCAAGTATAATAATTCCTGCTATTATATGTACTTTTACTGCCTGCTGTGTAGGAATTATATGCTGTAAAATCTTGCAGAGATACTTTTAG
- a CDS encoding spore maturation protein — MIANNIIPIIFLLIIVYGMFKGRKVYEWFLEGAKEGLMVCVKIFPALLAMMIAIRIFKDANLLNYLNNLLEPIVSLIGLPKDIVPLVLIKPLSGSGALGVYTELINTLGPDTREGLISSVIMGGTETIFYTITVYFGAVGIKKIRHTFWAALMADITAIIMAVLVVSMFFGL, encoded by the coding sequence TTGATTGCAAATAACATAATTCCAATAATATTTCTTTTAATAATAGTCTATGGAATGTTTAAGGGAAGAAAAGTTTATGAATGGTTTTTAGAAGGGGCAAAAGAAGGACTAATGGTATGCGTTAAAATTTTTCCTGCTTTATTAGCTATGATGATTGCCATAAGAATATTTAAAGATGCTAATTTACTTAATTATTTAAATAATCTTTTAGAGCCAATAGTTTCTCTAATAGGATTACCAAAGGATATTGTTCCACTAGTACTAATTAAACCTCTATCTGGAAGTGGAGCCTTAGGAGTATATACAGAATTAATAAATACCTTAGGACCAGATACAAGGGAAGGATTAATTTCTTCTGTAATAATGGGAGGAACAGAAACAATATTTTACACCATAACTGTTTACTTTGGGGCTGTTGGAATAAAGAAAATAAGACATACATTTTGGGCGGCTTTAATGGCTGATATAACTGCTATTATAATGGCGGTATTAGTAGTAAGTATGTTTTTTGGACTTTAA
- the adhE gene encoding bifunctional acetaldehyde-CoA/alcohol dehydrogenase: MKVTNVDELMLRLEKVRAAQKEFSKFSQEQVDEIFRQAAVAANNERIRLAKMAVEESGMGIVEDKVIKNHFAAEYIYNKYKDEKTCGVIEKDESFGITKIAEPIGVVAAIVPTTNPTSTAIFKALISLKTRNAVFFSPHPRAKNSTIEAARVVLEAAVKAGAPKDIIGWIDEPSVEMSQVLMAEADIILATGGPGMVKAAYSSGKPAIGVGAGNTPAIIDETAHLKMAVNSILLSKTFDNGVICASEQTVLVVDKVYDEVRKEFADRGAYFLKDKEIDKVRKTILINGNLNANIVGQSAWKIADMAGVKVPKDTKVLIGEVESVELEEPFSHEKLSPVLGMYRVANFEEALVKAERLVELGGFGHTSVLYTDTMKSQDRVQKFGATMKTGRTIINMPSTQGAIGDIYNFKLAPSLTLGCGSWGGNSVSENVGPKHLMNVKSVAERRENMLWFRVPEKVYFKYGALGVALRELKDLNKKKVFIVTDNVLASLGYVDKITSVLEEIGVDFRVFSEVTPDPTLACAKKGAEAMRSYQPDAIIALGGGSPMDAAKIMWVMYEHPEVAFEDLAMRFMDIRKRVYPFPTMGQKAMMISVPTSAGTGSEVTPFAVITDEESGVKYPLADYELTPDMAIIDAELMMNMPKGLTAASGIDALTHALEAYVSVLASEYTNGLALEAIRLIFKYLPQAYAEGTTNIKAREKMAHASTMAGMAFANAFLGVCHSMAHKLGSEHHIAHGVANGILIDHVIRFNAVDNPRKQAAFPQYKYPNAKWRYAVIADYLGLGGKNEEEKVNNLIKAIDNLKKTVGIPATIADCGVSKESFYATLEKMSEDAFDDQCTGANPRYPLISEIKQMYINAFEGKKDRV, from the coding sequence ATGAAAGTAACAAATGTAGATGAATTAATGCTTAGATTAGAGAAAGTTAGAGCAGCTCAAAAAGAGTTCTCAAAATTCTCTCAAGAGCAAGTAGATGAAATATTTAGACAAGCAGCAGTAGCAGCTAATAATGAAAGAATCAGATTAGCAAAAATGGCTGTTGAAGAATCAGGAATGGGTATAGTTGAAGATAAAGTTATAAAAAACCATTTTGCTGCAGAATACATATACAATAAATATAAAGATGAAAAAACTTGTGGGGTTATAGAAAAAGATGAATCATTTGGTATCACTAAAATAGCTGAGCCAATAGGAGTTGTAGCAGCAATCGTTCCTACTACAAACCCAACATCAACAGCTATATTCAAAGCTTTAATATCATTAAAGACTAGAAACGCTGTATTCTTTTCACCACATCCAAGAGCTAAAAACTCAACAATAGAGGCAGCTAGAGTTGTTTTAGAAGCAGCTGTTAAAGCAGGAGCTCCAAAAGATATAATCGGATGGATAGATGAGCCATCAGTTGAAATGTCACAAGTATTAATGGCAGAAGCTGATATCATACTAGCTACTGGTGGTCCAGGAATGGTTAAAGCAGCTTACTCATCAGGAAAACCAGCTATCGGGGTTGGAGCAGGTAATACACCAGCAATCATAGATGAAACAGCTCACTTAAAAATGGCAGTAAACTCAATATTATTATCAAAAACTTTCGATAACGGAGTTATATGTGCATCAGAGCAAACAGTATTAGTTGTTGATAAAGTTTATGATGAAGTAAGAAAAGAGTTCGCTGATAGAGGAGCTTACTTCTTAAAAGATAAAGAAATAGATAAAGTAAGAAAAACAATTTTAATAAATGGTAACTTAAATGCTAACATAGTTGGTCAATCAGCATGGAAAATAGCTGACATGGCAGGTGTTAAGGTTCCAAAGGATACTAAAGTTTTAATTGGTGAAGTTGAGTCAGTTGAATTAGAAGAACCATTCTCACATGAAAAATTATCACCAGTATTAGGAATGTACAGAGTAGCTAACTTCGAAGAAGCTTTAGTTAAAGCTGAAAGATTAGTTGAACTTGGTGGATTCGGACATACTTCAGTTTTATACACTGATACAATGAAATCACAAGATAGAGTTCAAAAATTCGGTGCAACTATGAAAACTGGTAGAACAATAATAAACATGCCATCAACTCAAGGAGCTATTGGAGATATATATAACTTCAAGCTAGCACCATCATTAACATTAGGTTGTGGATCATGGGGTGGAAACTCAGTTTCAGAAAACGTTGGTCCTAAACACTTAATGAATGTTAAGAGTGTAGCTGAGAGGAGAGAAAATATGCTTTGGTTCAGAGTTCCAGAAAAAGTTTACTTCAAATATGGTGCTTTAGGAGTTGCTCTTAGAGAATTAAAAGATTTAAACAAGAAAAAAGTATTTATAGTAACAGACAACGTATTAGCTAGTCTAGGATATGTTGATAAAATAACAAGTGTTTTAGAAGAAATAGGTGTAGATTTCAGAGTATTCTCAGAAGTTACTCCAGACCCAACTTTAGCATGTGCTAAAAAAGGTGCTGAAGCAATGAGAAGCTATCAACCAGATGCAATCATAGCTCTTGGTGGAGGTTCACCAATGGACGCAGCTAAGATTATGTGGGTAATGTATGAGCATCCAGAAGTTGCTTTTGAAGATTTAGCAATGAGATTCATGGATATAAGAAAGAGAGTTTACCCATTCCCAACTATGGGTCAAAAAGCTATGATGATTTCAGTTCCAACATCAGCTGGTACTGGTTCAGAAGTAACACCATTCGCAGTTATAACTGATGAAGAATCAGGAGTAAAATATCCATTAGCAGATTATGAATTAACTCCAGATATGGCTATCATAGATGCTGAGCTTATGATGAACATGCCAAAAGGATTAACAGCTGCATCAGGTATAGACGCATTAACTCATGCTTTAGAAGCTTACGTTTCAGTTTTAGCATCAGAGTACACTAATGGATTAGCTTTAGAAGCTATAAGATTAATATTTAAATACTTACCACAAGCTTACGCTGAAGGTACTACAAACATAAAAGCAAGAGAAAAAATGGCTCATGCTTCAACAATGGCTGGTATGGCATTCGCTAACGCATTCTTAGGAGTATGTCACTCAATGGCACACAAATTAGGATCAGAACACCATATAGCACACGGAGTTGCTAACGGAATCTTAATAGACCATGTAATAAGATTCAACGCTGTTGACAACCCAAGAAAACAAGCTGCATTCCCACAATACAAATATCCAAATGCTAAATGGAGATATGCAGTAATCGCTGACTACTTAGGATTAGGTGGAAAGAACGAAGAAGAAAAAGTTAATAACTTAATCAAGGCTATAGATAACCTTAAGAAAACAGTTGGAATCCCTGCAACAATAGCTGATTGTGGAGTTTCAAAAGAATCATTCTACGCTACATTAGAAAAAATGAGTGAAGATGCATTCGATGACCAATGTACTGGTGCTAACCCAAGATACCCATTAATAAGTGAAATCAAGCAAATGTACATCAATGCTTTCGAAGGTAAAAAAGACAGAGTTTAA
- a CDS encoding aminopeptidase P family protein, which yields MKSLVFTKNRENLLKKLEDNSLLVLFAGEAKRKTADEYFPFTPNRNFYYLTGVDEEKHILMIKKINGVVDEVLYILKPNLEQERWTGKTIRDYEAKEVSGIENIKYLEEFKSDLNMIFTNGIAENLYLDLERVSFDEEMSKSQSFAKEIKERYPQVVIKDVYSDIASLRQIKCKEEVEEIKKAAHITAKGVELLMKECKPGMKEYELEAYFDFYLKQNGVKDYAFKTIAAAGVNAATLHYVDNNSEIKDGDLILFDLGAQVNYYNGDISRTFPANGKFTKRQKEVYEEVLKVNEEIINAIRPGVGFYEINDKANNLLAEACVRLGLIEDKKDYRKYYFHSIGHSLGLDTHDVGKRDIILEEGMVYTVEPGLYIEEEAIGIRIEDDVLVTKDGCEVLTKECIKSVEDIEKFMSNR from the coding sequence ATGAAAAGTTTAGTTTTTACTAAAAACAGAGAGAATTTATTAAAGAAACTAGAAGACAATTCATTATTAGTTTTATTTGCAGGAGAGGCTAAAAGAAAAACAGCAGATGAATATTTTCCATTTACTCCAAACAGAAACTTTTATTATTTAACAGGAGTAGATGAAGAAAAGCATATACTAATGATAAAGAAAATAAATGGTGTGGTTGATGAAGTCCTTTATATACTAAAGCCAAATTTAGAGCAAGAAAGATGGACTGGAAAAACTATAAGAGATTATGAGGCTAAAGAAGTATCTGGCATAGAAAATATAAAATATTTAGAAGAATTTAAAAGTGATTTAAATATGATTTTTACTAATGGAATTGCAGAAAATCTTTATTTAGATTTAGAAAGAGTTTCATTTGATGAAGAAATGAGTAAAAGTCAAAGTTTTGCAAAGGAAATTAAGGAGAGATATCCTCAAGTAGTTATAAAAGATGTTTATTCTGATATAGCTTCTTTAAGACAAATTAAATGTAAAGAAGAAGTAGAAGAAATAAAGAAGGCTGCTCACATAACAGCTAAGGGTGTAGAACTTTTAATGAAAGAATGTAAGCCTGGAATGAAAGAATATGAATTAGAAGCATATTTTGACTTTTATTTAAAACAAAATGGAGTTAAAGATTATGCTTTTAAAACTATAGCAGCTGCTGGAGTAAATGCTGCTACTTTACACTATGTTGATAATAATAGTGAAATAAAAGATGGAGACTTAATTCTTTTTGATTTAGGTGCTCAAGTAAATTATTATAATGGAGATATTTCAAGAACATTCCCTGCTAATGGTAAGTTTACTAAGAGACAAAAAGAGGTTTATGAAGAAGTTTTAAAAGTAAATGAAGAGATAATAAACGCTATTAGACCAGGGGTTGGATTCTATGAAATAAATGACAAAGCAAATAATCTTTTAGCTGAAGCTTGTGTAAGATTAGGTCTTATAGAAGACAAAAAGGATTATAGAAAGTATTATTTCCACTCAATAGGACATAGTTTAGGTCTTGACACTCATGATGTTGGTAAGAGAGATATCATTCTTGAAGAAGGTATGGTTTATACTGTAGAGCCAGGATTATATATTGAAGAAGAAGCTATAGGAATAAGAATAGAGGATGATGTTTTAGTTACTAAAGATGGCTGTGAAGTTCTAACAAAAGAATGCATCAAGTCTGTAGAAGATATAGAAAAGTTCATGAGTAATAGATAA
- a CDS encoding phasin family protein: MINELKKAVLAGIGTAATAYEKTDSFIQDMVAKGKITVEDGKVLSEELKRDMQEKTTEATSEIITKLDNMNPLTKEDFRVMFEEANKSTLEEINKLKERIAVLEAKLNEEEI, from the coding sequence ATGATAAATGAATTAAAAAAAGCTGTCTTAGCTGGAATTGGAACTGCAGCTACTGCTTATGAAAAAACAGATTCTTTTATACAAGATATGGTTGCTAAGGGGAAAATAACTGTTGAAGATGGTAAAGTTTTATCTGAAGAATTAAAAAGAGATATGCAAGAAAAAACTACTGAAGCAACTAGCGAAATAATAACTAAGTTAGACAACATGAATCCTTTAACAAAAGAAGATTTTAGAGTTATGTTTGAGGAAGCTAATAAATCTACTTTAGAAGAAATAAATAAATTAAAAGAAAGAATAGCCGTATTAGAAGCTAAATTAAATGAAGAAGAAATTTAG